A single genomic interval of Euwallacea similis isolate ESF13 chromosome 2, ESF131.1, whole genome shotgun sequence harbors:
- the LOC136419280 gene encoding protein lethal(2)essential for life-like gives MSSLLPLFFGDYDYPVARPSRILDQHFGLGLGHDDIFQPLNLNNRVLSRTPAGYLRNWRSSTAHQDTGSTISLDKDKFKASLDVQQFKPEEITVKLTGDNILTVEGKHEEKEDEHGYISRHFVRRYVLPKNCHMDKIDSKLSSDGVLTITAPTIEKMDVEHKNIPITHTGEPARQHAVEQKK, from the coding sequence ATGTCGTCTCTCTTGCCGCTTTTCTTCGGAGACTACGATTATCCGGTGGCCCGTCCATCCAGGATCCTGGACCAGCACTTCGGACTCGGATTGGGACACGACGACATTTTCCAGCCCTTGAATCTCAACAACCGCGTCCTTTCCAGAACCCCAGCGGGCTATTTGAGGAACTGGCGCTCCAGCACTGCTCACCAGGACACCGGATCCACCATTAGCCTGGACAAGGACAAATTCAAAGCTAGTTTGGACGTTCAGCAATTCAAACCAGAAGAAATCACTGTGAAGCTCACTGGGGATAATATCCTTACTGTAGAGGGCAAGCATGAGGAGAAAGAAGACGAGCACGGGTATATTTCCAGACACTTTGTAAGGAGGTATGTTTTGCCAAAGAACTGTCATATGGACAAGATCGACTCCAAGTTGTCTTCGGATGGGGTTTTGACCATCACTGCTCCAACTATCGAGAAAATGGATGTTGAGCATAAGAACATACCAATCACTCATACTGGAGAGCCCGCCAGACAACATGCCGTGGAACAAAAGAAGTAA